Proteins co-encoded in one Meiothermus sp. genomic window:
- a CDS encoding type II toxin-antitoxin system death-on-curing family toxin — protein MPSPNSKEKYWYRYRGYQYPTVAYVEILHEAVIKEAGGLPGIKDQGLLDSAMHAPVRAVGGEDLYPTFFAKVAALGYFIARNHPFADGNKRTSFAVMADVLEKNGYYLQWEVSTATLIMPLLAAGHLEISGLRFALLHGCDLDTADDSL, from the coding sequence ATGCCCTCTCCAAACTCTAAAGAAAAGTACTGGTATCGCTACCGTGGTTACCAATACCCGACGGTTGCCTACGTCGAGATCCTCCACGAGGCGGTGATCAAAGAGGCTGGAGGACTGCCCGGTATTAAGGATCAGGGGCTGCTCGATAGTGCGATGCATGCGCCTGTGCGCGCTGTAGGCGGCGAAGATCTCTACCCGACTTTCTTCGCAAAAGTAGCAGCCCTGGGGTATTTCATTGCCAGAAACCATCCTTTCGCTGACGGGAACAAGCGAACCTCCTTCGCGGTGATGGCCGATGTACTGGAAAAGAACGGTTACTATCTTCAGTGGGAAGTGTCCACGGCGACGCTCATAATGCCACTGCTGGCCGCTGGTCATCTTGAGATTTCCGGTTTGCGTTTTGCTCTGCTCCACGGTTGCGACCTGGATACCGCTGACGATAGCCTTTAG
- a CDS encoding aminotransferase class IV encodes MKYASINGTIIEHDKASLHISDLGLRRGYAVFEFFRILRGVPVFLGDHLERFERSARLLELTPPFGREKLEGLIRELIELNNLREAGIQMLLTGGYSPDAFTPGQPNLVIAPMAVTPPPAHLYQQGGKVILHQNLRELPEAKTTDYLVAVRLARRVRAEGATEVIYHDGETVYEGGRSSLLIIQKGTLITAQAGVLPGITRKHLLEVARPILPIQERPITLSELYSADEVLLTGATRQVMPITQIEDRRVGDGQVGPYSQQLIKAFQEHLEAYLNQHAVLR; translated from the coding sequence GTGAAATACGCCAGTATCAACGGAACCATCATCGAACACGACAAGGCCAGCCTGCACATCTCCGATCTGGGCCTGCGGCGGGGGTATGCGGTATTCGAGTTTTTCCGCATTTTGCGGGGCGTTCCGGTGTTTCTGGGGGATCACCTCGAGCGCTTCGAGCGCTCGGCCCGGCTGCTGGAGCTTACCCCACCCTTTGGACGGGAAAAGCTCGAGGGCCTGATTCGGGAACTGATAGAGCTCAACAACCTGCGGGAGGCCGGTATCCAGATGCTGCTCACCGGGGGCTACTCCCCCGATGCCTTTACCCCCGGCCAGCCCAACCTGGTTATTGCGCCCATGGCGGTCACCCCACCCCCAGCCCACCTCTACCAGCAGGGGGGCAAGGTCATCCTGCATCAGAACCTGCGCGAGCTACCCGAGGCCAAAACCACCGACTACCTGGTCGCGGTGAGACTCGCCAGGCGGGTGCGGGCGGAGGGGGCCACCGAGGTGATCTACCACGATGGCGAAACCGTGTACGAGGGCGGGCGCAGCAGCCTGTTGATCATCCAGAAGGGCACCCTGATCACCGCCCAGGCGGGCGTGCTACCGGGCATTACCCGCAAGCACCTGCTGGAGGTAGCCCGTCCGATTTTGCCCATCCAGGAGCGGCCCATCACCCTGAGCGAGCTCTACTCCGCCGACGAGGTGCTGCTGACCGGGGCCACCCGGCAGGTTATGCCCATCACCCAGATTGAAGATCGGCGGGTGGGCGATGGGCAGGTAGGGCCTTACAGCCAGCAGTTGATTAAAGCCTTCCAGGAGCACCTCGAGGCCTACCTGAACCAGCATGCGGTGCTGCGCTGA
- a CDS encoding OsmC family protein: MATKKVVLHRLVGHRFVGINEQGDKVMVDGDQPSTGMRPMELLLAALAGCTAYDVVDIMEKKRQPLARYRVEAVGERAEEHPKRYTHIVVTHYGAGPNVTKEALERAVELSHTKYCSVSATLNAHIETRVVVEPWQDEAQPQSQH, translated from the coding sequence ATGGCAACGAAAAAAGTGGTATTACACCGTCTGGTAGGACACCGCTTCGTGGGCATCAACGAGCAGGGCGACAAGGTGATGGTGGACGGCGACCAGCCCTCTACCGGCATGCGCCCCATGGAGCTCCTGCTGGCCGCGCTGGCCGGTTGCACCGCCTACGATGTGGTGGACATCATGGAGAAAAAGCGCCAGCCCCTGGCCCGCTACCGGGTAGAGGCCGTGGGCGAGCGGGCCGAGGAGCACCCCAAGCGCTATACCCACATCGTGGTGACGCACTACGGCGCAGGGCCCAACGTTACCAAAGAAGCCCTCGAGCGCGCGGTAGAGCTCTCCCACACCAAGTACTGCTCGGTCTCGGCCACCCTGAATGCCCACATCGAGACCCGGGTGGTGGTGGAACCCTGGCAGGACGAAGCACAGCCGCAATCGCAACACTAG
- a CDS encoding exodeoxyribonuclease V subunit beta: MKVRVASAGTGKTASLVLRYLELIASGTPLRRIAGVTFTRKAADELRVRVAAAIEEVLQTGRHLSFVASEGNRAAFQEAAREIAGATLSTIHGFMAQCLRLSAPLLHLDPDFSMLGDWEAQAIFEEEWQTLRYLAQDPHHPLFGRVSDELTEPLLHLFSKRSLAEVFEPAAGEANQHLLQVYQTVYAAYEARLGANLLSPSELERKALELTRHPLALKRVLERVEVLLVDEYQDVNPLQGAFFAALEQAGLPIEIVGDPKQSIYAFRNADVSVFRKALREGEPEPPLTHSYRHSRVLVRFLNGLTGYLAEEGLGFGPEEAPPVEGVRPEQGRLEVHWVVGELPLEELRKQEARVLAGRLAALRGPIEYSQMAVLVRSYNSVRFLEEALAEAQIPYVLLQGRGYYERQEVRDLYHALRAALDPRGLSLAVFLRSPFGQHTEAGSLKPLELPQIEGVLQADDPLGRLAQHWPSVYERLRQIQAQARLMAPLEVLKFLIRAPLMDGRPYHDFLEPRARENVDALLFYFAPRPPQNLEGLLERLELLSRQADAGDVPQSGEGVQILTVHRAKGLEWPLVAVFDLGRKHVHQAQPLYLGQGREEGLLRQWVALPETPAFEGFKEQIKRLEEEESYRLLYVAASRARDTLLLTASASHGQPEGWGKVLEAMNLGPASKPYHRPDFHLQTWPYQPAPPVRVPSPPEPSQPSPWVDARFEPEPFPPLFSPSAYKRLEAEPLPLPDPEEGEAVPGRARAIGTLVHYAIGQNWRPDNPQHLANLEAQEVMFPFGPDERKDIMTEVQALLERYQELLGRALPWPRDEDYPEFAVALPWGSTVWQGVIDRLYRVGQQWYLEDYKTDQEMRPEQYFVQLGIYLTAIRQAWQIEPEVRLVYLRFGLVERLDKAILEAALSEIAPKGAVFYRQ, encoded by the coding sequence GTGAAAGTCCGTGTCGCCTCCGCCGGAACCGGCAAGACCGCCAGCCTGGTCTTGCGTTACCTCGAGCTCATCGCCTCCGGTACGCCGTTGCGCCGCATTGCCGGCGTTACCTTTACCCGCAAGGCCGCCGACGAGCTGCGGGTGCGGGTGGCGGCGGCCATCGAGGAGGTGTTGCAGACCGGGCGGCACCTGAGCTTTGTGGCTTCGGAGGGGAACCGGGCCGCTTTTCAAGAGGCGGCCCGCGAGATTGCCGGGGCCACACTCAGCACCATCCACGGCTTTATGGCCCAGTGCCTGCGGCTCTCGGCCCCGCTACTGCACCTCGACCCCGACTTTTCCATGCTGGGCGACTGGGAGGCCCAGGCCATCTTCGAGGAGGAGTGGCAGACCCTGCGCTATTTGGCCCAGGATCCCCACCACCCGCTTTTTGGCCGGGTCTCCGACGAGCTTACCGAGCCCCTTTTGCACCTATTTTCTAAGCGCTCCCTGGCCGAGGTTTTCGAGCCAGCGGCGGGGGAGGCCAACCAGCACCTGCTCCAGGTGTACCAGACCGTGTACGCCGCCTACGAGGCCCGCCTGGGGGCCAACCTGCTCTCGCCCTCCGAGCTCGAGCGCAAGGCGCTGGAACTAACCCGCCACCCCCTGGCCCTAAAGCGGGTTCTGGAGCGGGTGGAGGTGCTCCTGGTGGACGAGTACCAGGACGTGAACCCTCTGCAAGGGGCTTTTTTTGCGGCCCTCGAGCAGGCCGGGCTGCCCATCGAGATCGTGGGCGACCCCAAGCAGTCCATCTACGCCTTTCGCAACGCCGACGTCTCGGTCTTTCGCAAGGCCCTGCGGGAAGGCGAGCCCGAACCCCCCCTGACCCATAGCTACCGGCACAGCCGGGTGCTGGTGCGCTTTCTGAACGGTCTTACCGGGTATCTGGCTGAAGAGGGGCTGGGCTTTGGCCCCGAGGAGGCCCCCCCGGTCGAGGGGGTGCGGCCCGAGCAGGGGCGGCTGGAGGTGCACTGGGTGGTGGGGGAGCTCCCGCTCGAGGAGCTGCGCAAGCAGGAGGCGCGGGTGCTGGCTGGGCGGCTCGCGGCCCTGCGCGGCCCCATCGAGTACAGCCAGATGGCGGTGCTGGTGCGCTCGTACAACAGCGTGCGCTTTTTGGAAGAGGCCCTGGCCGAGGCCCAGATCCCCTACGTGCTGTTGCAGGGGCGGGGCTACTACGAGCGGCAGGAGGTGCGCGACCTGTACCACGCCCTGCGGGCCGCCCTCGACCCCAGGGGCCTGTCGCTGGCGGTTTTTTTGCGCAGCCCCTTCGGGCAGCACACCGAGGCCGGCTCCCTGAAGCCCCTCGAGCTTCCCCAGATCGAGGGGGTGTTGCAGGCCGACGACCCCCTGGGCCGCCTGGCCCAGCACTGGCCCAGCGTGTACGAGCGCCTGCGCCAGATTCAAGCCCAGGCGCGCCTGATGGCCCCGCTCGAGGTGCTCAAGTTTCTGATCCGGGCGCCCCTGATGGATGGCCGCCCCTACCACGACTTCCTCGAGCCGCGCGCACGGGAGAACGTGGACGCGCTGCTCTTCTACTTCGCCCCGCGCCCGCCGCAGAACCTCGAGGGGCTTCTGGAGCGGCTCGAGCTGCTCTCGCGGCAGGCCGACGCCGGCGATGTGCCCCAGTCGGGCGAGGGGGTACAGATCCTGACCGTCCACCGCGCTAAAGGGCTGGAATGGCCCCTGGTGGCGGTCTTCGACCTGGGGCGGAAGCATGTGCACCAGGCCCAGCCGCTGTATCTGGGGCAGGGGAGGGAAGAGGGGCTCTTGAGGCAGTGGGTGGCCCTGCCGGAAACCCCAGCCTTCGAAGGGTTCAAGGAGCAGATAAAGCGCCTGGAGGAAGAGGAGAGCTACCGCCTGCTGTACGTGGCGGCCTCGAGGGCCCGCGATACCCTGTTGCTTACCGCCAGCGCCAGCCACGGCCAGCCCGAGGGCTGGGGTAAGGTGCTCGAGGCCATGAACCTGGGCCCAGCCAGCAAGCCCTATCACCGCCCAGATTTTCACCTGCAAACCTGGCCCTACCAGCCGGCGCCGCCGGTACGTGTGCCGAGCCCGCCGGAGCCTTCGCAGCCCTCGCCCTGGGTGGATGCCCGCTTCGAGCCTGAGCCCTTCCCGCCGCTCTTTTCGCCCTCGGCCTACAAGCGCCTCGAGGCCGAACCCCTGCCCCTGCCCGACCCCGAGGAGGGGGAGGCCGTTCCGGGCCGCGCCCGGGCCATCGGGACGCTGGTGCACTACGCCATCGGGCAGAACTGGCGCCCCGATAACCCCCAACATCTGGCCAACCTCGAGGCCCAGGAGGTGATGTTCCCCTTTGGCCCGGACGAGCGCAAAGACATCATGACCGAGGTTCAGGCGCTTCTGGAGCGCTACCAGGAACTTCTGGGCCGCGCACTTCCCTGGCCCCGCGACGAGGACTACCCCGAGTTCGCCGTGGCCCTGCCCTGGGGCTCCACGGTCTGGCAGGGGGTGATCGACCGGCTGTACCGGGTGGGCCAGCAGTGGTATCTGGAAGACTACAAGACCGACCAGGAGATGCGGCCCGAGCAGTATTTCGTGCAACTGGGAATCTACCTGACCGCCATTCGCCAGGCCTGGCAGATCGAGCCCGAGGTGCGGCTGGTTTACCTGCGCTTTGGTTTGGTGGAGCGGCTGGACAAGGCCATCCTGGAGGCGGCTTTGAGCGAAATTGCCCCCAAAGGAGCGGTTTTCTACCGCCAGTGA
- a CDS encoding SDR family oxidoreductase, translating into MQTLEGKVFILTGGGGAIAGAIARSFTQAGAKLALADAYETTIAERAQEFGARAFVANLTHYPDAEMLVRQVKNHFGRIDGLIHTVGGFAYAPVKDTEPNLYDRMFDLNMRTLFYTTRAIIPELLSQKDGFIAGISAAAAWHGVGPGVALYAAAKAAVATYLRSLDAELTGTAIRVAIVYPMGAVDTPANRREMPEADPMAWVDPAEIGESLVYAASRSPRGRVMELQIYPPR; encoded by the coding sequence ATGCAGACGTTGGAGGGCAAAGTATTTATTCTGACCGGCGGGGGTGGCGCCATTGCTGGGGCAATTGCCAGATCCTTTACCCAGGCCGGAGCCAAGCTGGCCCTGGCCGATGCCTATGAAACCACCATCGCCGAGCGGGCGCAGGAGTTTGGCGCGCGGGCCTTTGTAGCCAACCTGACCCACTACCCTGATGCCGAGATGCTGGTGCGTCAGGTGAAAAACCACTTTGGCCGGATAGATGGCCTCATTCACACAGTGGGCGGCTTTGCCTATGCTCCCGTCAAAGATACCGAGCCCAACCTCTACGATCGCATGTTCGACCTTAATATGCGCACCCTGTTCTACACGACACGGGCCATTATCCCCGAGCTGCTTAGCCAAAAAGATGGCTTTATTGCGGGAATTTCCGCGGCTGCTGCCTGGCATGGGGTAGGGCCTGGGGTAGCCCTGTATGCGGCCGCCAAGGCTGCCGTGGCTACCTACCTGCGCTCGCTGGATGCCGAGCTGACTGGTACCGCCATACGCGTAGCCATCGTATACCCCATGGGGGCCGTGGATACCCCGGCCAACCGCAGGGAGATGCCCGAGGCCGATCCCATGGCCTGGGTAGACCCTGCCGAGATTGGCGAGAGCCTGGTGTATGCGGCCAGCCGCAGTCCCAGGGGCCGGGTGATGGAATTGCAAATTTATCCTCCTCGCTAG
- a CDS encoding ATP-dependent nuclease subunit B — translation MHLLVGPPASGKTARLLELAQTYLAARKRVWWVCLPAQKAYVYRRATHKGAVLGLEVLSSQQLYYRLLAASYGLKPILTGPGRVALAGEALQNSENPIPKPGEARLFARAIAEAKRNGVKPEEIPNQSPETRRLRQVYARYEELKTTLGRWDYDDFRSGALELLVQGPVQLEPDLVVVDGFRELGVQELRLLQALSRHVPVWVSLPEAPPGLAPDEVLPPRLIPTQVYRAQNPVSEARWVLRAIKRDLVQGLAALDVAVVAPESRIPALLTLADEYHLPLVDHRPRTAADTPEGRLLLELLELPDYPTPSRLMAVPDLAPLGRVALERGLVGLEATTRLAAELGMQDLWAAWLSRLKAPGEAGSLFEGRELDVGTHPSLAWAEELLDSLPEVRHSPRRASLLERAYEAHRIALGPDFRHWWAALLAETYEAQRPPGGVAVLTPNLASGQRWKKLYLTYAVEGAYSTGEQEDYFIPEELRVGLEQALRAAGLPKRFLGRDRLLLQELKTRADEVIVTYPEASQEGPLEPEPMLVGSAPPYLPKLPPASRLELAQNGGYRAPFGRVNLKAPSVESLRRYRECGFQFWAQQFTWDEGSLEWWQRWVRGLREAEKLVPARLEALARQFPQTEGWMRHHYALLSNLSLGFRLKGAGLEARLDGVLRKGDEAHIYRFVAPETPAEEADQQVRERWSERWAAGYLLSAFPKRIQRVYLWAWPVLGDPLLVYGKPIERLWGALENLLTKAQETYAQYKTGVVEPSPGFRCRSCGVRDACREAQYG, via the coding sequence GTGCACCTCCTGGTTGGCCCCCCGGCTTCCGGCAAAACCGCCCGCCTGCTCGAGCTGGCCCAGACCTATCTGGCCGCCCGCAAACGGGTCTGGTGGGTGTGCCTGCCCGCGCAAAAAGCCTACGTCTACCGCCGGGCCACCCATAAGGGCGCGGTGCTGGGCCTCGAGGTGCTCTCCTCGCAGCAGCTCTACTACCGCTTGCTGGCGGCCAGCTATGGCCTGAAGCCCATCCTGACCGGGCCGGGCCGGGTGGCGCTGGCGGGGGAGGCCCTGCAGAATTCAGAAAATCCAATTCCCAAGCCCGGTGAGGCCCGCCTGTTTGCCCGCGCCATCGCCGAGGCCAAGCGCAACGGGGTAAAACCGGAGGAGATTCCCAACCAGAGCCCCGAGACCCGGCGCTTGCGGCAGGTCTATGCCCGCTACGAGGAGCTCAAGACCACCCTGGGCCGCTGGGACTACGACGACTTTCGCTCGGGAGCGCTGGAACTGCTGGTGCAGGGGCCGGTGCAGCTCGAGCCCGACCTGGTGGTGGTGGATGGCTTCCGCGAACTGGGGGTGCAGGAGTTGCGGTTGCTGCAGGCGCTGTCCCGCCATGTTCCGGTCTGGGTCAGCCTGCCCGAAGCCCCGCCCGGACTAGCCCCCGATGAGGTGCTGCCCCCGCGCCTCATTCCCACCCAGGTTTACCGCGCCCAGAACCCGGTGAGCGAGGCCCGCTGGGTGCTGCGCGCCATCAAGCGCGACCTGGTGCAGGGCCTGGCGGCCCTGGATGTCGCGGTGGTGGCGCCGGAGTCGCGGATTCCTGCCCTGCTCACCCTGGCCGATGAGTACCACCTGCCCCTGGTAGACCACCGGCCCCGCACTGCCGCCGACACCCCCGAGGGGCGGCTGTTGCTCGAGCTCCTCGAGCTGCCCGACTACCCCACGCCCAGCCGCCTGATGGCTGTGCCCGACCTGGCTCCTCTGGGCCGGGTGGCGCTCGAGCGCGGCCTGGTGGGCCTCGAGGCCACCACCCGCCTGGCCGCCGAGCTGGGGATGCAAGACCTGTGGGCGGCCTGGCTCTCGCGCCTGAAGGCTCCTGGTGAGGCAGGGTCGCTCTTCGAGGGCCGGGAATTGGATGTTGGCACCCACCCCTCGCTGGCCTGGGCCGAGGAGCTGCTGGACTCGCTGCCCGAGGTGCGCCACAGCCCCCGCCGGGCCAGCCTCCTGGAACGGGCCTACGAAGCCCACCGCATTGCCCTGGGCCCCGATTTCCGCCACTGGTGGGCGGCCTTGCTGGCCGAGACCTACGAAGCCCAGCGCCCGCCGGGGGGGGTGGCGGTGCTCACGCCCAACCTGGCCTCGGGGCAGCGCTGGAAGAAGCTCTACCTGACCTACGCGGTAGAAGGAGCCTACAGCACCGGCGAGCAGGAGGACTATTTCATCCCCGAGGAGTTGCGGGTGGGCCTCGAGCAAGCCCTTAGAGCTGCGGGGCTGCCCAAACGCTTTTTGGGACGCGACCGCCTGCTCTTGCAGGAGCTCAAAACCCGCGCCGACGAGGTAATCGTTACCTACCCCGAGGCCAGCCAGGAGGGGCCCCTGGAACCCGAGCCTATGCTGGTGGGCAGCGCACCGCCCTACCTACCCAAGCTCCCCCCGGCCAGCCGGCTCGAGCTGGCCCAGAACGGGGGCTACCGGGCTCCCTTTGGCCGGGTGAACCTGAAAGCGCCCAGTGTGGAAAGCCTGCGGCGCTACCGCGAGTGCGGCTTTCAGTTCTGGGCCCAGCAGTTCACCTGGGACGAGGGTTCTTTGGAGTGGTGGCAGCGGTGGGTACGCGGGCTGCGCGAGGCCGAAAAACTGGTACCGGCCCGGCTCGAGGCCCTGGCCCGGCAGTTCCCCCAGACCGAGGGCTGGATGCGCCACCACTACGCTCTTTTGAGCAATCTCAGCCTGGGTTTCAGGCTGAAAGGTGCGGGCCTGGAAGCGCGGCTGGACGGGGTTTTGCGCAAGGGCGACGAGGCGCACATCTACCGCTTCGTAGCCCCCGAGACCCCCGCAGAAGAGGCCGACCAGCAGGTGCGCGAGCGCTGGAGCGAGCGCTGGGCTGCCGGTTACCTGCTCTCGGCTTTTCCGAAGCGCATCCAGCGCGTTTATCTGTGGGCCTGGCCGGTGCTGGGCGACCCGCTGCTGGTGTATGGCAAGCCCATCGAACGGCTCTGGGGGGCGCTCGAGAACCTACTGACCAAAGCGCAGGAGACCTACGCCCAGTACAAAACCGGGGTGGTGGAACCCAGCCCCGGTTTCCGCTGCCGTAGCTGCGGTGTTCGGGACGCCTGCCGCGAGGCGCAGTACGGCTAA
- a CDS encoding IS5 family transposase (programmed frameshift), whose translation MELRQSRYPSDLTDQEWAILAPLMPQPSAAPHRPRENPWREILNGIFYITRAGCAWRMMPYDLPHWKTVYHYFRLWRKSGFLEQIHTTLREKTRRKAGRLPEPSAGILDSQSVKTSGKRGVRGYDAGKKVKGRKRHLLVDTQGLVLGVKVLPAHLTDAEGGREVLEGARGLSKRLSHLFVDGGYKRRFEEWVRRTLGWTVEVVRRPDANFRGIWWPKDQPLPEDLEEEVRKRTRGHRGFVVIPRRWVVERTFAWLSFNRRLNRDYELLPESSETFIHTAMIRLMVRRLAS comes from the exons ATGGAACTCAGACAAAGCCGCTACCCCAGCGATCTGACCGACCAGGAATGGGCCATACTGGCACCCCTGATGCCCCAGCCCTCCGCCGCCCCCCATCGCCCCCGGGAGAATCCCTGGCGGGAAATCCTGAACGGCATCTTCTACATCACCCGCGCCGGCTGCGCCTGGCGCATGATGCCTTATGACCTGCCCCACTGGAAAACCGTCTATCACTACTTCCGTTTGTGGCGCAAATCGGGTTTTCTGGAACAGATACATACCACCCTGCGCGAGAAAACCCGCCGTAAAGCAGGACGCCTGCCCGAACCCAGCGCGGGGATTCTGGATAGCCAGAGCGTGAAGACCTCGG GGAAAAGGGGGGTCAGGGGGTATGACGCGGGCAAGAAGGTAAAGGGGCGCAAACGGCATCTGCTGGTGGATACACAAGGGCTGGTGTTGGGAGTCAAGGTGCTGCCCGCCCACCTCACGGATGCGGAGGGCGGGCGAGAGGTGCTGGAGGGGGCCAGGGGGCTGTCGAAGCGGTTGTCGCATCTGTTTGTGGATGGGGGGTACAAGCGCAGGTTTGAGGAATGGGTTCGGCGCACCTTGGGCTGGACGGTGGAGGTGGTGCGCAGGCCGGATGCCAACTTCCGGGGTATTTGGTGGCCTAAAGACCAGCCTCTTCCGGAGGACTTGGAGGAGGAAGTGCGGAAGAGGACGCGGGGGCATCGGGGGTTTGTGGTGATTCCCCGCAGATGGGTGGTGGAGCGGACGTTTGCCTGGCTGAGCTTCAATCGGAGGCTGAACCGGGACTATGAGCTTCTACCTGAGAGCTCAGAGACCTTCATCCACACAGCGATGATTCGGCTTATGGTCAGAAGATTGGCCTCCTAG
- a CDS encoding DoxX family membrane protein, which yields MELIFWIGRILLGGFFVLNGFNHFAMSKQMIPYAQSKGVPMPALAVYVTGLMLLLGGLAILTGLFVQVGLWLLVVFLLFVTPWMHNFWAIQDPMQRMGEMVNFMKNTALLGAVLMLLYLWPQ from the coding sequence ATGGAGCTGATTTTCTGGATTGGACGAATCTTGCTAGGGGGTTTCTTCGTCCTGAATGGCTTCAATCACTTTGCCATGAGCAAGCAAATGATCCCCTACGCTCAGAGTAAAGGCGTGCCCATGCCTGCTTTGGCTGTCTACGTCACAGGCTTGATGCTGCTCTTGGGGGGTCTAGCTATCCTAACGGGCTTATTCGTCCAGGTAGGGCTTTGGCTGCTAGTGGTGTTCTTGCTTTTCGTAACGCCCTGGATGCATAACTTCTGGGCTATTCAGGATCCCATGCAGCGCATGGGGGAGATGGTCAACTTCATGAAGAACACCGCGCTTTTGGGAGCGGTTCTAATGCTGCTCTACCTGTGGCCCCAATAA
- a CDS encoding SpoIID/LytB domain-containing protein, which translates to MVRIVLVCFFLLGLAQAQQDLLLRVLLAEATNGTVQLGPHQRQGAYGMRDSGSGAFRITVGSGEVLVDGQSAGPWVEFVPADGFTFGGRSYRGNLLVVWQAGRALFINRVWLEDYLLGVVPGEVPASFPDPVLQAQAILARTFALYRLNPKGLYDLCATERCQVYLGRSAETPRHTQAVYATRSLIVSYNQKPITAVYHADSGGYTAASVEVWGNNVPYLVARPDPLAVSPSSSWSRTLTPEAVARGLAGLGMQIGAVQSITPLFISESGRPLRLRIVGSSGSVELDAPQSTRLLRGLGLPSTRVRFEGWQVFGQGSGHGVGMSQWGARGLALQGWDFRQILGYYYPGTFLSSFEVVAGLREQLRWAGYPLWPLEGADAFSGGFKLHRIKWYEARSLLGARASAGEGQRGD; encoded by the coding sequence ATGGTGCGTATCGTATTAGTGTGCTTTTTTTTGCTGGGGCTCGCCCAGGCCCAGCAGGACTTATTGCTGCGGGTTTTGCTTGCCGAGGCTACCAACGGCACGGTTCAGCTGGGCCCTCATCAGCGGCAAGGCGCCTATGGTATGCGCGATTCTGGTTCGGGCGCTTTCCGTATTACAGTAGGCTCGGGCGAGGTGTTGGTAGACGGCCAAAGTGCAGGCCCCTGGGTAGAGTTCGTGCCCGCGGATGGTTTTACCTTCGGAGGGCGAAGCTATCGAGGCAACCTGCTGGTGGTCTGGCAGGCTGGCCGGGCCTTGTTTATCAATCGAGTCTGGCTCGAGGACTACCTGCTGGGCGTTGTGCCCGGCGAGGTTCCGGCCTCCTTTCCCGACCCTGTGCTCCAGGCCCAGGCCATTCTGGCTCGCACTTTTGCGCTGTATCGCCTGAACCCCAAGGGCCTCTACGATCTATGTGCAACCGAGCGCTGCCAGGTATACCTGGGGCGTTCGGCGGAGACCCCCCGTCATACCCAGGCAGTGTATGCCACCCGCTCTCTTATCGTAAGCTACAACCAAAAGCCAATTACCGCCGTATACCACGCCGACTCGGGTGGCTACACGGCGGCCTCCGTCGAAGTATGGGGCAACAATGTGCCCTATCTGGTTGCGCGGCCCGATCCCCTAGCGGTAAGCCCGAGCAGTAGCTGGAGCCGCACCCTGACGCCCGAAGCCGTGGCGCGGGGCCTGGCCGGGCTGGGTATGCAGATTGGGGCGGTGCAGTCCATTACCCCGTTATTTATAAGCGAGAGCGGCCGCCCCCTGCGCCTGCGCATCGTGGGAAGCAGCGGTAGCGTGGAGCTTGATGCGCCGCAATCTACCCGTCTGCTGCGGGGTTTGGGGCTGCCATCCACCCGGGTGCGCTTTGAGGGCTGGCAGGTGTTTGGGCAGGGCAGCGGCCATGGGGTGGGCATGAGCCAGTGGGGGGCTCGAGGGCTGGCCTTACAGGGCTGGGACTTCCGTCAGATTCTGGGCTACTACTACCCCGGAACCTTCCTTAGCAGCTTTGAGGTGGTGGCTGGCCTGAGGGAGCAGCTCCGCTGGGCCGGGTACCCGCTGTGGCCGCTCGAGGGGGCCGATGCCTTTTCAGGTGGGTTTAAGCTACACCGCATAAAGTGGTATGAAGCCCGGAGCTTGCTGGGGGCTCGAGCGTCCGCTGGGGAGGGGCAGAGGGGCGATTGA